The DNA sequence CGATTTCAAGGACTTTTTCTCCGGGTGTTACTTGTAAAAGCTCCGATTGCTCAGCAACCGTTGAAGGGTGAGAAATGGTTTGATGAGCCAGAATAGGAAAAGCACGGTCTTCGTAGGCATAGTCTTCAAAAATACTTTCAATAAAAAGATGCCTCGGAACTTCATTCATGGCCGAAAGTACATTTTTATCTGTAATCCCAATTCTTTGTTGAAGATATTCAACTAAAATTTTTCTTTTTCCTTTATGTACAAACGAATCTTGCGTCATTAAATAATAGTTATTAGGTTGCTGATGGTAGTTCCTCACAAAAATAAGAATTAGATTTTAGATTTCAGGAAACCTCCGGAATTTTTGCTGATTAAAGTCAAAAGTCTTTATATCTAAAATATCATACCTAATGTATATCTTTACAAAAATTAAAAAAGCTATGTTGAAAGCAGGTTTGGTAGGCGCCGGACATTTGGGAAAAATACACTTAAAACTTCTCAATCAATCAGATAAGTATGATTTTGTAGGTTTCCATGATAAAGATGTAGAAAACGGAAAAAAAATAGAAGCCGAATTCGGTTACAAATATTTCGAAAACTTCGATGATTTATTGAATCAGATCGATATGTTGGATATTGTAACACCCACGGTTTATCATTACGATTACGCATTAAAAGCAATTGAAAAAGGATTGCATTTTTTCATTGAAAAGCCTGTAACGCAAACGCTTCAGCAAGCAGAGGAGATCCTTTACAAATGTCGTGAAAATGGGATAAAAGCTCAGGTAGGCCATGTTGAAAGATACAATCCCGCCTTTATGGCAACCAAGGAATATATCAAAAATCCAATGTTTATTGAAATTCACAGGTTGGCAGAATTCAATCCCAGGGGAACAGATGTTTCTGTAGTACTGGACTTGATGATACACGACCTGGATATTTTACTGAGCATGGTGAGATCAAAAGTAAAAGCAATCCATGCCAGTGGTGTCTGTGTAGTAAGTAAAACTCCGGATATTGCGAATGCTAGAATAGAATTTGAAAATGGATGTGTTGCCAATCTTACCACTTCAAGAATTTCTATGAAGGCGATGAGAAAAAGCCGTTTCTTCCAGAAAGATGCCTATATCTCGGTTGACTTCCTTGAGAAAAAGGCAGAAGTCATCCGAATGAAAGATGCCCCTGAGACCCCTACTCCATTTGATATGATCATTGAAAATGCTGATGGTGAAAAGAACCAGATCTTATTTGAATATCCAAACATCCAGCCTAACAATGCTATTTTAGATGAGCTCAATTCGTTTGCAGATTCTATCACCGAAAATAAAAATGTAGAAGTATCACTGGAAGATGGTACGGAGGCATTAAAGGTTGCTTTAGAAATCATGAAACTGATAAGCTAAGTAACAATAGCTATAAAAAACATTCCTCTTTAAATTGTTCATATATTTAAAGAGGAATTTTAATTTTTATTCAATATTTTTTAAATATATTTGTGATTAGCAAACTTATAATTCTAAAAACAATCCCATAATCTTATAAAATCAATACTATGAAAAGAACCATCCTAATTTCCGCTTTATTATTGTCTCAATTTGGGACATCACAATTACTCAAGACAAGCGGTCAAAAGATCGTAAATGACAAAGGTGAAAATATCCAGCTTAAGGGGCTCGGTTTGGGAGGATGGATGTTGCAGGAGGGCTATATGCTGAAAACAGCAGATTTTGCCGGTCCTCAATATAAAATCAAACAGAAGATCTCTGAACTGATTGGTGAGGAGGGAATGAAAGAATTTTATAAATCTTATTGGAAAAATGGAATTACCAAGCAGGATATTGATTTGCTTGCAAAAGCAGGCTTTAATTCCGTAAGGCTTCCGATGCATTATAATTTGTATACACTCCCGATTGAAAAAGAACCGGTAAAGGGCCAGAATACATGGCTTGAAGAGGGTTTTAAAATGACTGATGATCTTTTGAAGTGGTGTGCCGATAATAAAATGTATCTGATCCTGGATTTACACGCACTTCCCGGGGGGCAGGGAAATGATGTAAACATTTCTGATAACGACAAATCTAAACCATCACTTTGGGAAAGTGAGGAGAATCAGAAAAAGACCATTGCTTTCTGGAAGAAGCTTGCAGAACGTTATAAAGATGAGCCCTGGATAGGAGGTTATGACCTCATTAACGAACCTAACATCAATTTCACGGGGAAAAACCCAAATGGAACAGATGAAATGTCTAACGCTCCCCTATGGAAATTCCAGAAAGAGATCACAGAAGCCATTCGTGAAGTGGACAAAAAGCACATCATCATTCTCGAAGGAAACGGATGGGGAAATAACTATAATGGGCTGACTCCACTTTGGGATAATAATCTTGTTTTCAGTTTCCATAAATATTGGAATAATAATGATGATGCAACGATAAAGGGAATCCTTGATTTAAGAGAGAAACATAATATTCCGATCTGGCTGGGAGAAACCGGAGAAAACTCCAATGTATGGTTTACAGAACTGATCCAGCTGATGAATAAACACAACATCGGTTATGCTTTCTGGCCAATGAAAAAGATTGATAATACAGCAGGAATTGCCAATGTAAAAATTACCCCTGAATACCAGAAACTTTTAGATTACTGGAAAAATGGTGGTGAAAAACCAACAAAAGAGTTTGCAACAAAAGCTTTAATGAAAATTGCTGACAACTATAAATTCAGCAACGTTGAAATAAAACAAGATGTTATCGATGCCATGTTCAGACAAATAACAGATGATTCTACAAAACCATTTAAAAACCATCAGGCACCTGGAAGAATTTTTGCTGCAGACTATGATTTGGGAAGAATGGGTTCTGCCTATATGGATAATGATTTTACCAACCTTTGGGTAAGCGATCCGGCTAAAAGATCCGAATGGAATTCCGGTCACCAAATGAGAAATGATGGAGTTGATATCTATTTGTGTAAGGACAAGCCGAGCAATCAATACTACGTGGGAAAAACGGAAAAAGGAGAATGGCTGCAGTATACCATCAACAGTAAAACAGACAAAGGATACACTTTTGATATACGATATGCTGCAGGTAGTGATTCAAAAATAAGGATTGAAGATGCAGGAGGGAAACAACTCGCCACAGTTTCATTACCTTCAACAGGGGGGAAAGATCAGTGGAAAACAATCTCAGTTAAAGGTGTTAACCTGAAAAAAGGAGAAAACAAGATCAGGGTCATCTTTGAAAATGATGGTGTTGACCTCAATTACTTCGAATTAAAATAATAAATATCTTAAATTTCAAATCCCTTTAGAATCTAAAGGGATTTATTTTTTAAATTTACCCTTATGAAAAAAACAGGATTTCTTCTTCTTTTGATCTCAGCATTTAGCTTTGCTCAAACAACGTCACTGGAACAAAAGATCAACTCTATTGTAAATGGCAAAAATGCGACCGTAGGTGTTTCTGTCCTGAGCATTGAAAATGATTTCAATTATAACAAAAACGGGGAGAAAAAACTTCCGATGCAAAGTGTTTTCAAATTTCACATCTCCTCTGCTGTTTTAGATCTTGTTGATAAGGGAAAACTCTCATTGGATCAGAAAGTTTTAATTAAAAAATCCGATCTCCTGGATGACACCTGGTCTCCGATGCGGGAAAAGTATCCTGCAGGTAATGTTGAACTCCCTTTAAGTGAAATTATCGATTTTACCGTTGCTCAAAGTGACAATAATGGATGTGACATCCTTTTACGATTAATTGGAGGAACATCTACAGTACAGAAATTCATGAATTCAAAAGGAGTAAAGAATTTTCAGATCAAATTCAATGAAGAAGAAATGCATAAGGGCTGGAATGTGCAATATGAAAATTTCAGCACGACCAATTCTATTGTAGATGTATTGAAAAAGTTTTATCAGGGAAAACTACTTTCAAAAAAATCGACTGCCTATCTGATGAAAGTAATGCTTGGAACAAAGACCGGAGCCAATAAGTTGGTTGAACAACTTCCTAAAAATACGCCAGTCGCACATAAAACAGGTTCTTCAGGCAAAAATAAAGAAGGGCTTACCGGTGCAGAAAATGATATGGGAATTGTGACCCTTCCCAATGGAAAACACTATGCAATTGCTGTATTTGTAAGTAATTCCACTGAAACAGAAGCCGTAAACTGTAAAATCATTTCTGATCTTTCAAAGGTAGTTTGGGATGATTTTAATAAGTAGATTTTAAAGCTTAATTTTAAGCGAAAGAAAAAAGGCTTCATGTCTTAAAAAAAGAGGCTTAATTAACCTTAATTCTATTGATCAAAATGAAAAAATTAGCAATACTTCTCGGTATTTT is a window from the Chryseobacterium sp. T16E-39 genome containing:
- the bla-A gene encoding CGA/CIA family class A beta-lactamase, translating into MKKTGFLLLLISAFSFAQTTSLEQKINSIVNGKNATVGVSVLSIENDFNYNKNGEKKLPMQSVFKFHISSAVLDLVDKGKLSLDQKVLIKKSDLLDDTWSPMREKYPAGNVELPLSEIIDFTVAQSDNNGCDILLRLIGGTSTVQKFMNSKGVKNFQIKFNEEEMHKGWNVQYENFSTTNSIVDVLKKFYQGKLLSKKSTAYLMKVMLGTKTGANKLVEQLPKNTPVAHKTGSSGKNKEGLTGAENDMGIVTLPNGKHYAIAVFVSNSTETEAVNCKIISDLSKVVWDDFNK
- a CDS encoding Gfo/Idh/MocA family protein, whose protein sequence is MLKAGLVGAGHLGKIHLKLLNQSDKYDFVGFHDKDVENGKKIEAEFGYKYFENFDDLLNQIDMLDIVTPTVYHYDYALKAIEKGLHFFIEKPVTQTLQQAEEILYKCRENGIKAQVGHVERYNPAFMATKEYIKNPMFIEIHRLAEFNPRGTDVSVVLDLMIHDLDILLSMVRSKVKAIHASGVCVVSKTPDIANARIEFENGCVANLTTSRISMKAMRKSRFFQKDAYISVDFLEKKAEVIRMKDAPETPTPFDMIIENADGEKNQILFEYPNIQPNNAILDELNSFADSITENKNVEVSLEDGTEALKVALEIMKLIS
- a CDS encoding cellulase family glycosylhydrolase; its protein translation is MKRTILISALLLSQFGTSQLLKTSGQKIVNDKGENIQLKGLGLGGWMLQEGYMLKTADFAGPQYKIKQKISELIGEEGMKEFYKSYWKNGITKQDIDLLAKAGFNSVRLPMHYNLYTLPIEKEPVKGQNTWLEEGFKMTDDLLKWCADNKMYLILDLHALPGGQGNDVNISDNDKSKPSLWESEENQKKTIAFWKKLAERYKDEPWIGGYDLINEPNINFTGKNPNGTDEMSNAPLWKFQKEITEAIREVDKKHIIILEGNGWGNNYNGLTPLWDNNLVFSFHKYWNNNDDATIKGILDLREKHNIPIWLGETGENSNVWFTELIQLMNKHNIGYAFWPMKKIDNTAGIANVKITPEYQKLLDYWKNGGEKPTKEFATKALMKIADNYKFSNVEIKQDVIDAMFRQITDDSTKPFKNHQAPGRIFAADYDLGRMGSAYMDNDFTNLWVSDPAKRSEWNSGHQMRNDGVDIYLCKDKPSNQYYVGKTEKGEWLQYTINSKTDKGYTFDIRYAAGSDSKIRIEDAGGKQLATVSLPSTGGKDQWKTISVKGVNLKKGENKIRVIFENDGVDLNYFELK